The nucleotide sequence CGCCAGACGCCGTCCTTGCCGAGGATGTTGAACTTGTAGCGGGTGCCGTCACCGACGCCGGGCACGAACAGTTCCCACACGCCGGAGGAACCCAGTGAGCGCATCGGGAACGCCCGTCCCGACCAGTAGTCGAAGTCGCCCTGGATGCGGATCCCTTCGGCATTGGGCGCCCAAACCGCGAAGGACGTGCCCGTCACCGGTCCGGACGGAGTGTCGTAGCTACGCACGTGAGCGCCGAGGATGGTCCACAGTTCTTCGTGGCGTCCCTCACCGACCAGATGCAGGTCGAGTTCGCCGAGCGTGGGCAGCCAGCGGTACGGGTCGTCGACGATGAACCGCTGCTCGCCGTAACCCACCTCCAGGCGGTAGTCGGCCGGGTCGGAGTCCACCACGCCGGCGAACACCCCGCCGGGATGGATCTGCTCCAACGGCGTACGGGCGCCGTCGATCACCACGCTGACCGAGGAGGCCTCGGGCCGCAGGGTGCGGATCGCGGTGCGGCCCGGCTCGATCGGATGAGCACCGAGCACGGAGTGCGGCTGGGCGTGGTTTCCGTTGACGAGACGGTCCAGTTCGTCGGGACTCACGGGTGCTTGCACGGTCATCGGTATCGGTCCTCACAGAAGGGAGAGCGTCGAGGGAAACGGCCGGAGGTTCGACCGCGGGAACCCGGTACGTCAGCTGCGGCCGGCGGCCAGCCGCTGTAGGGAAGCCAGCGGAATCGGTAGCCAGTTGGGACGGTTGCGAGCTTCATAGACCAGTTCGTAGACGGCCTTGTCCGCCTCGAACGCGCGCAGCAGCACGGTGACCTCCGCAGGATCAAGCCCGCCGCCCTCGGCGTAGCCCTGGCAGAAGGCGGCCCGGTTGCGGTCGGCCCACTCCGCCGCGCGAAACTCCGACTGTGACGTCGCGCCGATGTCGATCAGCTGGTGCCGGGCGGCGTAGTCGAAACTGCGCAGCATTCCCGCCACGTCGCGGATGGGGGAGTCCTGGCGACGGCGTTCGCCGATGCTCTTGGCGGGTTCGCCCTCGAAATCGAGGAAGACCCACCGGTGGACGGTTCGCAGCACCTGTCCCAGATGCAGGTCGCCGTGCACTCGCTGCGCCAGCACGGGACGGTCGTAGTTGGCCAGATCGTCGTAGGCGTGGCGCAGTCCGTCGGCGACCGTGCTCAGCGCGGGGACCTCCGACAGCGCCGCGTCCAGACGCCCCTTCATGACGGCCGCGCGCTCGCCCAGTTCGGCTGAGCCCAGCTCGGAGGTCCCGAAAGCCCGCGCCAGGTCGGCGTGAACCTCCGCGGCCGACACGCCCAGTCGGTGCGCCTCGCCGGCAAAGTCGCCGCCGGCCTCCTCGGCGTGCAGGTCGCCCTCGGCCATGAGGTCCCGAACGCTGCCGGTGGCAAACTGCCAGCCGTCGGTCGCGGTGGTCATGAACTCCTGCAGCATGGCCAGGCTCCACGGCTGCCCGTCCACCTCGGCGGTCACGTGCCCGAGCAGCTTGGCGATGTGCCGCGCGCCGAGCCGGGTCAGCTCGGCGTGGATCTCGATATCCGGGTTCAGGCCCGGCTCGACCCGGCGAAACGCCTTCATGATCGCCGTGTCACCGAAGATGAGCGAGGTGTTGGACTGTTCGGCGGTCAGCGCCAGGCTGGTCTCGCCGACCGGGATCTCGCCGGGGTTGTCCAGGGCGTCGAACACCACGCCGTCGACGGTGTCCCCGGCTGCCATCCGGGCTAGCCACACCCCGGTGACCTCCTTGTCGTGCAAGGCGTCGTAGAGATGGATGGGGCGATCGTCGTCGATGTCGATCACGGTCCCGACCAGCACGTGGTCGAGGTGGTCGACGGTCTCGGTGCGAAAGACCAATGGCACCTGGTAGTGCTCGAGCTGGCCGTCGGAGTAGGTGACGTCCGCGATCCAGATCTGAACCGAGGGTGGCTCGGGTGCCAGTTCGGCCAGCAGGCGCGCGGCGATGACCCCGTCGCGGGACTTACCGGCATACCAGCGCTGCTGTCCGAGCCAGCCGCTGAGAACTCGGGATACCTCCGCCGGATCGACTTTCACCCGGTATCTCCTTCCCTGTCGCCGTCGCCGGGCAACGGCGCGGCAACGATCGGTACAGCGGTGCTCGGGCTTGCCGGAGCCGCGACGAGTTCGCCGCTGGGCTCCGTCCCTGACGGGCCGTGTTCGTCTCCGGCCTGCTCGCCCGGCGGTAGCTCGACGGTCAGGCCCGCCGACAAGGAACCACCGGCCGGCAGCCCGGTCCCGGCCTTGGGCTGGTGCTGTGGAATGCGCAGCCAGTAGAAGCCGTGCCCGGCGACGGTGAGCAGGTACGGCAGTTCCCCGATCGCCGGAAAGTGGCTGCCGCCGGTCATCTCGATCGGCTCGGCACCTTCCCAATGGCGCAGGTCCAGCTCGACGGCCTGCGGGAACCGGGACAGGTTGTTCACGCAGAGCACGACGTCGTCGCCGAAGGCCCGGACGAAGGACAGCACCGAGGGGTTCGACCCGCCGATGTCGGTGAAGGTGCCCATGCCGAACGCGGGATTGGCCTTGCGCAGACCGATCATTCGCCGGGTCCAGTGCAGCAATGAGGAGGTGTTGCGCGTCTGGGCCTCGACGTTGGTGACCTGGTAGCCGTACACCGAGTCGGAGTTGACCGGCAGGTAGAGCCGTCCAGGCTCACAGGTCGAGAAACCGGCGTTGCGGTCAGGGGTCCACTGCATCGGGGTGCGCACGCCGTCGCGGTCCCCGAGCCAGATGTTGTCGCCCATCCCGATCTCGTCGCCGTAGTACAGCACCGGCGAGCCCGGCAGCGACAGCAACAGGGCGTTGAACAACTCGATCCGGTTGAGGTCGTTGTCCAGCAGCGGGGCCAGGCGGCGGCGGATGCCGATGTTGGCCTTCATGCGCGGATCCTGCGCGTACTCCGACCACATGTAGTCGCGCTCTTCGTCGGTCACCATCTCCAGCGTCAACTCGTCGTGGTTGCGCAGGAAGATGCCCCACTGGCAGGACTCGGGAATGGCCGGCGTCTGCTCGAGGATCTCCGAGATCGGATAACGGTTCTCGCGCCGCACGGCCATGAAGATGCGCGGCATCACGGGGAAGTGGAAGGCCATGTGGCACTCGTCGCCACCCACGGAGTAGTCACCGAAGTACTCGACGACGTCGCCCGGCCACTGGTTGGCCTCGCACAGCAGGACGCGGTCCGGGTAGTTGGCGTCGACCTCCTTGCGCACGCGCCGCAGGAACTCGTGGGTTTCGGGCAGGTTCTCGCCGTTGGTGCCGTCCCGGACGAAGAGGTAGGGAACGGCATCCAGCCGGAACCCGTCGATGCCCACTTCCAGCCAGAACCGCAGCGCGTCGAGGATCGCGTCGCAGACCGCGGGATTGTCGAAGTTCAGGTCGGGTTGGTGGGAGAAGAACCGATGCCAGAAGTACTGCTTGCGAATCGGGTCGAAGGTCCAGTTCGAGGGTTCGGTGTCGACGAAGATGACGCGCGCGTCCGGGTAGCGGGTGTCGTCGTCGGCCCAGACGTAGAAGTCGCCGTACGGACCGTCCGGGTCGGTGCGACTGGCCTGAAACCACGGATGGGCATCGGAGGTGTGGTTCATGACGAAGTCGATGATCACCCTGATACCGCGATCGTGGGCCGCGTCGAGGAACCGCTGGAAGTCGTCGATGGTTCCGAACTCCGGCAGCACCCCGGTGTAGTCGGATACGTCGTAACCGCCGTCGCGCAGCGGCGACGTGAAGAACGGCGGCAACCACAGGCAGTCCACGCCGAGCCATTGCAGATAATCGAGCTTGTCGGTCAGGCCGCGCAGGTCACCGGTGCCGTCGCCGTTGGAATCGGCGAACCCCCGCACCAGGACTTCGTAGAAGACCGCTCGCTTGAACCACTCGGGGTCGCGATCGATCTGGACGGCTTCGGTCACTGACGGCTCCTTGCTCCGCTCGGTCGTAGGCGAGCCGGCCTTCGTAGCCGCTCGCACCTGTCGTCCTCACTGCTCGTGCCTACTCTGCCACGAACCGGAAGCGCTCACAGCCCGCGGCAGGCAGCGCTTAACCCGGCTCGCACCGCACGGTCGATTTCGGCACCGGCCGGCCGGCGAACGCTGCCTCAGGGCAGCGGCGGGATCGGCGGGATCGGCGGGATCGAGGGCAACGACGGCATCGGCGGCTCCGGGGGGATGCCCGCGTGCGCCTGCTCGCTGTCGGGATCGAAATCGGAGGCCCGGAAGTTGGCGGCTTCGGGTTGCTCTGCCGCCGGCGGGAGATTCGAGTCGAACCAGCCCGTCGTGTCGATCTTCTCCTGCTCGGCGTCGGCGGCGTGTCCGGCACCGGAGCCGCCACCGGACGATCCGCCGGTGCTCTCGGCCGACAGCCACGAGGGACCGCTGTCGGAGGCCTCGCCCCCGGACAGGCGCGACAACCCCTCCAGCGCCTTGGAGAACTCACTCGGCACGATCCACATCT is from Jatrophihabitans telluris and encodes:
- a CDS encoding maltokinase N-terminal cap-like domain-containing protein, with amino-acid sequence MKVDPAEVSRVLSGWLGQQRWYAGKSRDGVIAARLLAELAPEPPSVQIWIADVTYSDGQLEHYQVPLVFRTETVDHLDHVLVGTVIDIDDDRPIHLYDALHDKEVTGVWLARMAAGDTVDGVVFDALDNPGEIPVGETSLALTAEQSNTSLIFGDTAIMKAFRRVEPGLNPDIEIHAELTRLGARHIAKLLGHVTAEVDGQPWSLAMLQEFMTTATDGWQFATGSVRDLMAEGDLHAEEAGGDFAGEAHRLGVSAAEVHADLARAFGTSELGSAELGERAAVMKGRLDAALSEVPALSTVADGLRHAYDDLANYDRPVLAQRVHGDLHLGQVLRTVHRWVFLDFEGEPAKSIGERRRQDSPIRDVAGMLRSFDYAARHQLIDIGATSQSEFRAAEWADRNRAAFCQGYAEGGGLDPAEVTVLLRAFEADKAVYELVYEARNRPNWLPIPLASLQRLAAGRS
- the treS gene encoding maltose alpha-D-glucosyltransferase is translated as MTEAVQIDRDPEWFKRAVFYEVLVRGFADSNGDGTGDLRGLTDKLDYLQWLGVDCLWLPPFFTSPLRDGGYDVSDYTGVLPEFGTIDDFQRFLDAAHDRGIRVIIDFVMNHTSDAHPWFQASRTDPDGPYGDFYVWADDDTRYPDARVIFVDTEPSNWTFDPIRKQYFWHRFFSHQPDLNFDNPAVCDAILDALRFWLEVGIDGFRLDAVPYLFVRDGTNGENLPETHEFLRRVRKEVDANYPDRVLLCEANQWPGDVVEYFGDYSVGGDECHMAFHFPVMPRIFMAVRRENRYPISEILEQTPAIPESCQWGIFLRNHDELTLEMVTDEERDYMWSEYAQDPRMKANIGIRRRLAPLLDNDLNRIELFNALLLSLPGSPVLYYGDEIGMGDNIWLGDRDGVRTPMQWTPDRNAGFSTCEPGRLYLPVNSDSVYGYQVTNVEAQTRNTSSLLHWTRRMIGLRKANPAFGMGTFTDIGGSNPSVLSFVRAFGDDVVLCVNNLSRFPQAVELDLRHWEGAEPIEMTGGSHFPAIGELPYLLTVAGHGFYWLRIPQHQPKAGTGLPAGGSLSAGLTVELPPGEQAGDEHGPSGTEPSGELVAAPASPSTAVPIVAAPLPGDGDREGDTG